Below is a genomic region from Pirellulales bacterium.
GAATCGATCCCCGCTACCGCCGTGAGAGGCTGGCGACCCGCGAAACCGGCATCAAGATCGTGCCAGTACAGAACCTCGGGTTCGTCTAACTTCCAGCACAAATAAGCTTCCCGACCGTCGATCAGCGTAGGAAAATCGACCAACCCTTCCTGGCCGTTTTTCGGTTCCAATCCCAGCTTGATGAGTTCTTCCACATATTCACGCAGCCGCCGGCCGTCTTTTTCCAACTCTTCTTCAATTTGCGTTAGCTCTTCGCTGTATACGTCGGTCGACTGGCCGTTGTGCCCAGCCAGTAAATGCGCAAGACGCTCGCGCCGGTCGATCACATCCCGCGACAGATCAGCTAAGTCTTTGACAATAGCACGTACCAGCGGCAGCATGGCGTTGGCCTGCTCCACGGTAAAATACTTACGATCGTTTCGTGGCTGGTCGCTCATGCGATTCTTTCAGAAACGTCGCTCAGTTCTCTACCCACTCTCTCTACTGATTCGGTCCGCCATGCACGGGCTCGACAATCACCTTCGATTCAGCAACCGCCGTGGGATTTAGCGTCGAACGCCCCCACGCCACGTCGACCGGCAAACGAGAAAAATCGACAATGCAACCGTCCCGACTGTAACAGCTTAAATCGTGAGAAGCGCCCATGAAAATGCAGTCGACCGGGCAGGGTTCCACACACAGTGCGCAGAACATGCACTTCGAATAATCAATGGTGAAACCTGTAATGCGAAAGCCCTTGCCGTTAGTGACCCGTTCTTTTCCAATGTAAATGCAATCCACCGGACAAGCTTTGGCACATTGATCGCAGGCAATGCAAGTCGTTAGATCGTACCGATGGAAACCCCGATATCGAGCTGCCACGGGAACCGGCCGTTCCGGATATTCAAAACGGTGCGTAAACGTGCCGCGATCGGGCTCATACGTTTTAATCCAATATCTCAACGTTACCCACAGCCCATGAGCCACTGTTGATATGGCATCCCAAATATCACGCAGCCACCGTCCCATGCGTCGACTCCAGTTTCATCTGAGAAAATGGGTTTTCATCCTCACCCAAAAATCGCCAATGGTATCCGCGCAACCAATCCATTTCTGTAATCGAATTATAGACACGAGTTCCCGAGCCGCAAGCGATTGGTACATCGGGCAGAACCGAATGTTGATCGCCGCGACGAAGAATTCCCCTTAAACCGAATTTGAGCATTGAATGTCTCTATTAGGCGCACTTCTTTTCATGAACTGCTTCCTATCGCTGTTAGAATCAGATGAAATGAGAGAGGAAAAATTAAATGCCAATCTCAACTACATCAATAAGGTAATCACGGAGTCAGGCTCTAACCAACCTAGTTTAGAACCCTTCGCAATCGATATGGATACCACTCTTGAATTCATCCATAACCATAATGAGAAAAAGATCGACGGCTTCGTTGCAATCCAACTTTATTCGCACGTAGCCGTTGATGACTGTTTCCGCTGCTGTCCCGATTTGAGAACGCCGTTCAAGAGTGTGCATGTCTGGTCAGGCAGGCCAGTTTAATGTCCCATTTGACACCCTAACTCTCCGAAGCTGGCAAGCGACAAACCCTTCATCAAGCCCTTCTTTTCATGCTGTAAACCATGTATTGGCTTGTGTTTACTTGCAATTCTCATCCGAAAAACATCTGTCGTAATTGATGATAGTCAATGAGTTTTGTGCCAATTGATCCAAAATTGCTCAAAAAAGCGTCTTTTTGACGCCGCTGTTTGCTTGACTCTAGCTTAACAGCACGTAGAGTGAAATGAAGGAAGTGCCTGCGCCATCGTCACTTGGTGGCGATTCGCAAGCACCTTCGCCTGGTTTGATCGCTGGCTTTGGTGTTTTGCCAAAACCGAAGATCCAGGAAGGGTCATCGCGAATTCAAGCGGGCGACACCACGAAGGAAAAAACTGATGCTGGTTCTCTCCCGCAAGAAAAATGAGAGTATTGTCATCAACAATGACATTACCATCGTCGTCGTAGAGATTCGGGGGGATAAGGTCCGTCTCGGTGTGGAAGCGCCAAAGGAAGTACCTGTCCACCGTCGCGAGGTCTATGACGCGATTCGCCGCAATGATGCGGCCTCACAAACCCGCGCTTCTTCGAACGGCGGCGCTGACTCGACTACAAGCAGCGCCAACAACCCGTAACGCGAACGTCGCCGTTCGCCTTGCGTTTCTGGCAGCCTTGTGGCTAAAGAGAATGTGTATTGCTCGGGACTTAGCTTTTGTGCTTGGTTTCTCGCATCAACAGCTGCTCGGCGCGTCACGACAATTAGCAAGTATTCTCTGAGTGGCTTGGGTACATTCAATACCACCACCGATCGTGTCGCTTGCTCGGAGTACAAAGTCACACGTAGCGTCCACTTGACTTGTGGCGGCATCACCACTACAAACCCTTGCATCGCAGTCGGTTATCGTTGTCAAGCGCAAACGCTTCCGTCTGCCTAAATGGCCCCGTCGTCTAGCGGTCTAGGACACCGGCCTTTCACGCCGGTAACACGGGTTCGAGTCCCGTCGGGGTCATAGTTTCTGCTATACAGAGTGCATTTCTCGAAGGATTTGTATCTGGCTGCATACCATTGCAGACGGATGCGGACGGTTGCTGCGCCGGATTTTGCGCCGCCGGTTCTCGCGCGCACGCGCGAGGCTCAACGATCTTCTGTTCGACTGTTAGCAGGGCTCGGTCTATGTGTTCCTGCGTTACCTGCAGGTAGTGCTTCTTCGCCACGGCTTCGCTGTTGCCCATCCAGGCACAGACGACGTGGATTGGGAAATTCTCTTGTAACTCTGTCTGTCGCGTGCTGCGGAGATTCTGGAAGAGTTTGGGCCACACAGGAACGCTCGCGCGCTTCATGATACGTTTCAGCTGCGTGCGGAGGTTTGTGTTTGTCTCCCGGTAGCGAGTGATCACACAATCGGTTTGGGACGGCGGGCGACCGTTGGCAGTTTCAAATTCGTTGAATACGGCTTCGATGTAGGGCCGCAATTCAGGGAAGATAGGCACGATGCGACTTTCCTTCCCGTCGTAATGCTCAGTCTTGGACGAATGAACCGTCATCACGCCGCTCTCCAGATTGACGTCGCCCCATTGTAGGGCCAAGTGCTCAGATGGGCATCGCAGCCCTCCGTAGCGGCTCAAAGCGAACAACAGGCCCCATTGCGAGTCCGGGCACGCCGCTAGCACTTTTTCAGCTTCTTCTCGCGTTATGAAGTATTCGCGAGACTTATTGGCCTGTACGTGGACATCTTTCATGTCGCCAAAGGGATTACCGACAATGACTTTTCGTTTGAGGGCGGCTCGGAACAACTGTCGTGCCCGGCCACAACGACGGCGGACAGTGTTCGCATCGAGCTTGCTCTTGAGAAGCTTTCCGTCCTTCCTGACTTCCTCGGTGGCTAGCCAGATACGCCAATCGTCGGCGTCGCCCTCTGTGATCTCAGGCAGGGGTTTGTTCTCACCAAAGTACAGAACGAGGTTGTTGCGGACAATTCTCAAGTTCCGCATCGTGCCTGGCTTGATGTCTGCCCGCTTCGCCAAGTAACCGTCAAGGAATGGTCCCAGGGCAGCTTGCTCGGGCACCTGCCGCTTTGATACCAATCCGACTTTCGCCAATTTGTCGTACAGAGCAGGGTCAAGGGCGCCAACCCACTCGGCAGTCTCACGATCCCACCCGCTTCGCGTAATCACGGCAGCGTTGAGCACCTCGACCTTGGCTTTGACCTCATTGACTGCTTTGAGCGGAATCGTGCCTAGGCGGACCGCCTTCCGCTGCTTGCACGAATTTACAAACTGAATCCGGCGTCCGCCGTCTTTGTCTTTGGAAATACTGGCCATGCTTCACCGACCTTTCGTGCTCGTTTTGCGATCTTGCTTACCTGCAATCATCTGCAGTCCCAAGTATTTGCCGATCGTGTCAATCGATTCTTGCCCAAGACCGCCTCTACCATGCAGAAACCGCGACAACAGGGATTCTGTTAGCCCACAGTCTCTAGCGATACGCGCCCGCGATACCTCAGCGCCAAGGATTGCATCACGCAATTGTTCCGACAGCAGCTTGTATTTTTTCGCCATCGTGGTGATCATATCCCAGACTTAACGTATCGTCAAGTTGCATTTTTCAATTTATTATGATAGTCGATTCAAAGTGACAATTTATAGAAACATTTGCTCTCTTGCCTTTTGCCGGTCATTGGTTAAAGCTTCACTTGTTCCGGAGGTTGGCCAAACAGATCGGGGTTATTTTGCCGTATTCGGTTGTGCGTACTTAACTTGCCATTGCGGCCACGAACTTCGACCGTTTCGATAAAACCGTCCTCTAGCAATTTCGAAAGAGCCAAGTTGCATCGTTTTGTACTGTTGATTCCAGAATTATCTCGAATCGTGTGCATAGCTGCTCCTTCGGGATGGATCGTGAGATATTTAACAGCGGCTGTGCGGTCCGCAGCTAAACGAGCATCGGATTTCTGCCGGTTCGCTTCAGTCCTTACGGTCTGTTGCCGCTGTAAGGATTCGCGCAGTGCAGTTTCTGCGCGGTCAACTCGCACTTCCCACCGCCGCGGCGTGTTTGGATCATATGCGCCCTCATCAATGTCGACGGCCCAACAACCGGAGTGTCCGGCGCTTCCGCCACAGTTGAGCCACAAACGGTGCACACCACTTCCGGGTTCATATTGTTCGCGGCGTCCCAACAATAGCCATTGGCGGGCAAACTCGGGGAATCCGGCCCAACTGAGGTGAGCGAGTTCGGGTGGTGTGAATAGATCGGCCTGTCCAGACTTATTCAAATGGTGCAGCAGTAACAGCGTTACTCCGCGCTCTATGCAAAGTTCGCCGATCGGCCGAAGAATGCGCCCCATATGGAACAGACTTGCTTCATTGCCAGAAGTATCTATGCACAAATAGGCCGGATCGATCAGCAGCACTTCGATTTCGTCGTTGTCGATGAACCTTTTTAAGGCGTCGATGTGTTGAGGGTCGGAGAGTTGCGGTAGTTGATCCGAGAAAACGAGGCCGCTGATTTTATCGAGCCGGTAATTCGCAGTTTTAGCGATCCGGTCAGCAGTTTCCCGAATTGTGGCTAGGCCCGACTCACCCGTCATCATGGCCACCTGGCAGCCTCGGGCGACTTTGAAGTAGCCGAGAAAGTGTCCGGCTGTCGCCAGCGAAATGGCGAGGTCGATGCCGATTGACGTTTTGAGAGTTTTCTGTCGACCGCCGATTACACCGTGCTGGCCGGCAACAAGAATGTTTGGAATCAGATATTCGAGCGGAAACTCCGCCGCAGACAATTCCTTGCATGTAAACCGGCGAAATGAGACGAAGTTAGAAGATGCCGAAATTTGTTCAAGCTCACCGCGGCAGTCAGAAATGATGTTGGCGGTGCTCTTTCCATTGTAAGCGTCCCGCATCATTACGGTGCTTATGTCGATCGTGCGGCGCTTGTTCGCCAATTCGCGTACAATGCCTGCGTAGTGCAGCACGTTTGTTGGAGTGGGGGCGCTGCGAGTCACATCGCCCAAATATGCAGCGCCACCCACTCGATCGTAGTCTCCCGATGAACGCAGTCGATGCACGAGGAGTGCCATTTCGATCTTGGCGCCAGACTCGTAGATGGGTGCAAAGTGACCAAATATTTTCTGATTGGCGTCGTCATAAAAATCACTGGGTTTAATAACCGCGACAACTTCGGGATAGCGCTTTGAATCCAACAACAGGCTACCGAGAACTGCTTTTTCCGCTTCGAGGTTTCTGGGCGGTTGCCGATCGAGAATCTCGGAAGTGACAGGCGGCTTTCGACTTTTCCCGTTGGCTGCGCTCACATCGACCTCCCGCTGGCTTGCCAGCGAAGGTTATCGCAGTTCCAACACCTGCTGCTGGACGAAAGGAGCAAAAGCCCGCAATCCGCACATGGGCGCTTATCGAATTGTTTCTTAGGTTTGATTTTCAATCGCCGCTGGCGTACTCGCTGGACGGCGTTGCAGTAGGCCTGTACCATTAAAGTGTCTCCAACATTTTGGTCTGGGCACGTCTTGGTCGGCTTGCCCAGGCCATTTTCATGCGCTGTGCGCCTCCGAAGTACTGAACGTACTTTGCTCGTGGGCCCAGGCCCGCAGTCGATCGACGCTGTATAGAATCCGGCTCCCAATCCGAATACATGGGACGATGCCTTGCCGGCGCCATTCGTAAAGTGTTCGACTCGAAATCCCCAGCAACTCGGCGGCTTGAACCTCGCTGACAGTGATCGGCGACACCGTGGCAACTGTTGGGAGAGCGGGGGCTTTCAGAGCGCTATGCACTGGCCACCTCCTGGCGTTGAGTCTCCAAGCTGACAGGGCGGCTCACGAGCCAGTTTCGTTCCCGAAGTAGGTCGACAATCTGCGGTATGAGGGAACCTGGAATCGCGCGTTTGCCACCAAACTTATCGGGTTCTGGGAGAGAACCATCTTCGAAGAGGCGGCGGACACGCCACTCTAATGTTCCAAGTAATTCGGCCACTTCGCGCGTCGTAAAAAGCTTTGGCATAGCTAACTCCTGTAGTTACGAGTTAGCTTATTTTCACTCCCAAAGAGCCGTGAGGTGCTAAATTGAATTTAGTACCAGGACTACCATGCACTGCTCAGATATTCTCGATTAACAATGCTGAGAAATTATTTGGGTTACTGCGTCTATGCATGCCTAATTTAGCACCAACCGCAAGTGGTCTCTGGCATGCATTTGCTCACTTCCGTTTCATAGTTTGGCGCCTGTTGCGCAGATGCTTTATGGCATTTGCCTCCGCTACAGACCTTGCTTCATTTTCGTCCTTGAGTCCTTTTCTAAGATCAGTAAGAATACTGCTCCACTGCTTACTGTATCGAACTTTGAAGACCGCCACAATTTCTCCATCGGTTTTTCCTTGCGGTCTTAGCTCATCGTGGAGTTGATCGAGATTAGTCCATTTACGAATGCCGCGACTAATTGCAGTGTTGCCGGAAGTTTTGAGGTCGGCGTCGACCGCTAACTCCGACAAATGATTTTGCAGTTCCTTGACGTGTTCGAGTAAGTCATGAGCTTGGAATTTCAGTATCATCGCCCTAGATTCTGGGGTACGATAAGCGTCTAATTCCTCACGGGATGGCACCTGCAGTTTTTCCCTATAGTACGGATCCAGACCTGACATATGCTCATTAGTTAGAGCGGTGAAGAATTCGAGCCAATCCGCGTTCAACTTTCGAGCATCGGCTACAAAACCAAGCTGCACCAAATAGCTTATCGCGATTGAGAACTTTTTATCCGCCGCCAGCTTGATATAACAGTTGGAATCGTTGACGAAACTTTCTAGGTTAGCTTCCAACCTCGCCAGCAGTCTTTTGAGTCGGCGAATTACGTCAGTCCGCGTTTCGCTAGTTGACATTGCCATAAGAACCCTGCCTTTTACTCGGGCCGACCGCGAACAGTCGTGCTGAAAAGGCAAAAAAGGCACTCACCCCCCACGGGCACTATTCGGGCCATTCTCACCCGTCGATGGAACGGCCGCCCGACGGATTCTAAGTGTAC
It encodes:
- a CDS encoding DUF2203 domain-containing protein, with amino-acid sequence MSDQPRNDRKYFTVEQANAMLPLVRAIVKDLADLSRDVIDRRERLAHLLAGHNGQSTDVYSEELTQIEEELEKDGRRLREYVEELIKLGLEPKNGQEGLVDFPTLIDGREAYLCWKLDEPEVLYWHDLDAGFAGRQPLTAVAGIDS
- a CDS encoding NADH-quinone oxidoreductase subunit I — its product is MGRWLRDIWDAISTVAHGLWVTLRYWIKTYEPDRGTFTHRFEYPERPVPVAARYRGFHRYDLTTCIACDQCAKACPVDCIYIGKERVTNGKGFRITGFTIDYSKCMFCALCVEPCPVDCIFMGASHDLSCYSRDGCIVDFSRLPVDVAWGRSTLNPTAVAESKVIVEPVHGGPNQ
- the csrA gene encoding carbon storage regulator CsrA; translation: MLVLSRKKNESIVINNDITIVVVEIRGDKVRLGVEAPKEVPVHRREVYDAIRRNDAASQTRASSNGGADSTTSSANNP
- a CDS encoding DnaB-like helicase N-terminal domain-containing protein → MSAANGKSRKPPVTSEILDRQPPRNLEAEKAVLGSLLLDSKRYPEVVAVIKPSDFYDDANQKIFGHFAPIYESGAKIEMALLVHRLRSSGDYDRVGGAAYLGDVTRSAPTPTNVLHYAGIVRELANKRRTIDISTVMMRDAYNGKSTANIISDCRGELEQISASSNFVSFRRFTCKELSAAEFPLEYLIPNILVAGQHGVIGGRQKTLKTSIGIDLAISLATAGHFLGYFKVARGCQVAMMTGESGLATIRETADRIAKTANYRLDKISGLVFSDQLPQLSDPQHIDALKRFIDNDEIEVLLIDPAYLCIDTSGNEASLFHMGRILRPIGELCIERGVTLLLLHHLNKSGQADLFTPPELAHLSWAGFPEFARQWLLLGRREQYEPGSGVHRLWLNCGGSAGHSGCWAVDIDEGAYDPNTPRRWEVRVDRAETALRESLQRQQTVRTEANRQKSDARLAADRTAAVKYLTIHPEGAAMHTIRDNSGINSTKRCNLALSKLLEDGFIETVEVRGRNGKLSTHNRIRQNNPDLFGQPPEQVKL